In the genome of Flavobacterium panacagri, one region contains:
- a CDS encoding SGNH/GDSL hydrolase family protein, producing the protein MNTKSYFFQSFSIVALALVAFIGFKQILPDKIFSESKLDSKNILIDSLLLESVAKDSLAADDDSITISERNLNNKKIVFDETEGIEFPAESFENYKGYQYLISFYEKLYQLEKNPQSKVRIAYYGDSMTDGDLIVQDVRANYQERFGGNGVGFVSITSESAASRGSVKSTYSKNWKTQSYLNVKKPISPFGVNGHVFFANDASNNTWVQYEAGLNKNCTTLDNATLFYGRSSKTGKVNFIIGKDTLKKSLSPNSLVNTLKVSSGSLKAFKANFVHSDSIPIYGFNFDNGIGVHVDNFSQRGNSGLPISMFNADVMRAFNNNLKYDLIILHYGTNVLNYGTKNYSWYEKGMTKTVNKIKESFPGVSILIVSTADKSTKYDLEMKTDSAVVPLMKAQKHYALETESGFVNLYTLMGGDGSMIKWVDEAPAKANKDYTHFNQRGAKAIGNLLYEQLNKGYEEFKTLRAKRDAEGTKPKPVRRARPDSVSITKDSV; encoded by the coding sequence GTGAATACAAAATCTTATTTTTTTCAGTCTTTTTCGATCGTTGCTTTGGCATTGGTTGCTTTTATTGGATTCAAACAAATCCTTCCAGACAAAATATTTTCAGAAAGTAAGTTAGATTCTAAAAACATATTAATCGATAGTCTGCTTTTAGAATCTGTAGCTAAAGATTCGCTTGCTGCGGATGATGATAGTATTACCATAAGTGAAAGAAATTTAAACAATAAGAAAATTGTTTTTGATGAAACAGAAGGGATTGAGTTTCCAGCCGAATCATTCGAAAATTATAAAGGATATCAATACCTGATTTCTTTTTATGAAAAATTATATCAGTTAGAGAAAAATCCGCAGAGCAAAGTCAGAATTGCTTATTATGGAGATTCTATGACCGATGGAGATTTGATCGTTCAGGATGTTCGTGCCAATTATCAGGAGCGTTTTGGTGGTAATGGAGTTGGCTTTGTTTCGATTACTTCAGAATCTGCTGCTTCAAGAGGTTCTGTAAAATCTACTTATTCTAAAAACTGGAAAACGCAATCGTATTTAAATGTCAAAAAACCGATCAGTCCTTTTGGAGTTAACGGACATGTGTTTTTTGCAAACGATGCATCAAACAACACTTGGGTTCAGTACGAAGCAGGATTGAATAAAAATTGTACCACTTTAGATAATGCTACTTTGTTTTACGGACGTTCGTCTAAAACAGGGAAAGTGAATTTTATTATCGGAAAAGATACCTTAAAGAAAAGTCTTTCACCAAATAGTTTAGTGAATACTTTAAAAGTTTCTTCGGGCAGTTTAAAAGCTTTCAAAGCAAATTTTGTACATTCAGATTCTATTCCTATTTACGGTTTCAATTTTGATAACGGAATAGGAGTTCACGTAGATAATTTTTCACAAAGAGGAAATTCAGGACTTCCAATTTCAATGTTCAATGCCGATGTGATGAGAGCATTTAATAACAATCTGAAATACGATTTAATTATTCTGCACTACGGAACAAACGTTTTGAATTACGGTACCAAAAATTACTCATGGTATGAAAAAGGAATGACAAAAACCGTAAACAAAATCAAAGAATCTTTCCCAGGAGTTTCGATATTAATTGTTTCTACAGCAGACAAATCGACTAAATATGATTTGGAAATGAAAACCGATTCGGCTGTTGTACCTTTAATGAAGGCACAAAAACATTATGCTTTAGAAACAGAATCTGGTTTCGTAAACTTATATACTTTAATGGGCGGTGACGGATCAATGATTAAATGGGTTGACGAAGCGCCAGCGAAAGCTAATAAAGATTATACGCATTTTAACCAGCGAGGAGCAAAAGCTATCGGTAATTTGTTGTACGAACAGTTAAACAAAGGATACGAAGAATTTAAAACGCTCAGAGCAAAACGTGATGCAGAAGGGACTAAACCAAAACCAGTAAGAAGAGCCAGACCTGATTCCGTTTCAATAACAAAAGACAGTGTATGA
- a CDS encoding GDSL-type esterase/lipase family protein, whose protein sequence is MIQKVDTAKAEAPIEGQIYNAQVLKSFFEKLEQNESQKNQKINIVHIGDSHIQGDLMTNEIRKNLQQRFGNAGRGLVFPYQLAKTNGSYNERFKSNRGWESYRNILPFKSNPVGLSGIGLWRDSGGFVMEMNVKDPAYNFNTIKIITPQNQDMFDLAVSSKINSIQTTERRVITHKIKKGEVLGTIADKYNVSVAEIKRDNRLKSNNIRAGRTLKIATNETRPKTISMSEFVPLTIESDSFSHYYNSDNALSRIFLIPNKEASNYELNGLVLEKDASGVIYSSIGVNGAKYSDYNKYPLFFEQLKALHPDLLIFSLGTNESYDHLDASSYIKELRDFISNIKAQKIDVPIIVMTPAPSLLRRKPNYYISDYAKQIIDTAQKDGFAVWDLYDEFGGMSGIKQLKVQGLIGPDWVHYSKKGYEKQGNLFTQAFFKTYDNFKLKN, encoded by the coding sequence ATGATTCAAAAAGTTGATACCGCAAAAGCGGAAGCTCCAATAGAGGGTCAAATTTATAATGCCCAAGTTTTAAAAAGCTTTTTTGAAAAACTGGAGCAGAACGAAAGCCAGAAAAACCAGAAAATCAATATCGTTCATATTGGCGATTCTCATATCCAAGGTGATTTAATGACCAATGAGATTAGAAAGAATTTGCAGCAAAGATTTGGAAATGCAGGAAGAGGTTTGGTGTTTCCGTATCAATTGGCAAAAACAAACGGATCTTACAACGAGCGTTTCAAATCAAATCGCGGTTGGGAAAGTTATAGAAATATCCTTCCGTTCAAAAGTAATCCCGTTGGTTTAAGCGGTATTGGACTTTGGAGAGATTCGGGCGGATTTGTAATGGAAATGAATGTAAAAGATCCCGCTTATAATTTCAATACCATAAAAATTATAACACCTCAGAATCAAGATATGTTTGATTTGGCAGTTTCTTCCAAGATTAACTCTATTCAAACAACAGAACGAAGAGTTATAACACACAAGATTAAAAAAGGAGAAGTTCTGGGGACGATTGCTGATAAATACAATGTTTCTGTTGCTGAAATTAAAAGAGACAATCGTTTAAAATCGAATAATATTCGCGCTGGACGAACTTTAAAAATTGCAACAAACGAAACAAGGCCCAAAACCATTTCAATGTCGGAATTTGTGCCTTTAACAATCGAGTCGGATTCCTTTTCACATTATTATAATTCAGATAATGCTTTAAGCCGAATTTTCTTGATTCCGAATAAAGAAGCTTCTAATTATGAATTAAATGGATTGGTTTTAGAAAAAGATGCTTCAGGAGTTATCTACAGCAGTATTGGAGTAAATGGTGCCAAATATTCGGATTACAATAAATATCCTTTGTTTTTTGAACAATTAAAAGCCTTGCACCCCGATTTACTTATCTTTTCATTAGGAACAAATGAAAGTTATGATCATCTGGATGCTTCAAGTTATATTAAAGAATTACGAGATTTTATTAGTAATATAAAAGCTCAGAAAATAGATGTGCCGATAATAGTGATGACACCGGCGCCATCTTTATTAAGAAGAAAACCGAATTATTATATTAGTGATTATGCAAAGCAGATTATTGATACAGCTCAAAAAGACGGTTTTGCAGTCTGGGATTTATATGATGAATTTGGAGGTATGAGTGGCATCAAACAATTAAAAGTACAAGGATTAATTGGGCCAGATTGGGTTCATTATTCCAAAAAAGGATATGAGAAACAAGGAAACTTGTTTACACAGGCGTTTTTTAAAACATACGATAATTTTAAATTAAAGAATTAA
- a CDS encoding HmuY family protein encodes MKKLLFLSIALLSLASCSNDDDNKVEIPTVGETLKTSVGGPNQPNQLYLDLSAVETKSVNRASWDLGFSSGSDFRVIINGSLKMAVKKLATSDITLSQVADANVAVGGGETPASNGYVDNPTGVLAGEGAGKGTAIAEISATDADNKVYLVNLGFAISTTTPGVGSVSVDGDARGWKKVRILRSGNGYKIQYADLTSTTFTEKTISKDTDFNFSFFSLVSGNTVSVEPAKTKWDLNFTTFTNYLNMGSGEVTYGYADFITTNSKGGTQVYQVLTSVKTYEAFAKADVVEANFTVSATDQRVIGANWRNGGGPTSLPSIRTDRFYVVKDAAGNYYKVKFLAMTNDAGLRGNTTLEYAILK; translated from the coding sequence ATGAAAAAGTTATTATTTTTATCAATCGCGTTACTATCACTAGCATCATGCTCAAATGATGACGATAATAAAGTGGAGATCCCAACGGTGGGAGAAACTTTGAAGACTTCTGTTGGTGGGCCAAACCAACCAAATCAACTTTATCTTGATTTAAGTGCTGTAGAAACAAAATCAGTAAACAGAGCGTCTTGGGATTTAGGTTTTTCTTCTGGTTCAGATTTTAGAGTAATCATCAATGGTTCTCTTAAAATGGCTGTAAAAAAATTAGCTACTTCAGATATTACTTTGTCTCAGGTGGCTGATGCAAATGTTGCAGTTGGAGGAGGAGAAACTCCTGCATCTAATGGTTATGTTGATAACCCGACTGGAGTTTTAGCTGGTGAAGGAGCAGGTAAAGGAACAGCAATTGCTGAAATTTCTGCTACAGATGCTGACAACAAAGTATACTTAGTAAATCTAGGATTTGCAATTTCTACTACTACACCAGGTGTTGGTTCAGTAAGTGTTGATGGTGATGCAAGAGGATGGAAAAAAGTTAGAATCTTAAGAAGCGGAAATGGATATAAAATTCAATACGCTGACTTGACTTCTACAACTTTCACAGAGAAAACAATCTCAAAAGATACTGACTTTAATTTTTCATTTTTTAGTCTAGTTTCAGGTAATACTGTTTCAGTTGAACCTGCAAAAACGAAATGGGATTTAAATTTCACAACTTTTACAAATTACTTAAACATGGGAAGTGGCGAAGTAACATACGGTTATGCTGATTTTATTACTACAAACTCAAAAGGAGGAACACAAGTTTACCAAGTATTAACTTCTGTTAAAACTTATGAGGCTTTTGCAAAAGCAGATGTGGTTGAAGCAAACTTTACTGTTTCTGCAACAGATCAAAGAGTGATTGGAGCTAACTGGAGAAATGGTGGTGGACCAACTTCATTGCCAAGTATTAGAACAGATCGTTTTTATGTTGTAAAAGATGCAGCTGGAAATTATTACAAAGTTAAATTCCTTGCTATGACAAATGATGCAGGTTTAAGAGGGAATACTACTTTAGAATATGCAATCTTAAAATAA
- a CDS encoding DUF4153 domain-containing protein: protein MKKHQIILACTAVFALLFYNEAPGINVSIFGVVLTLLISYFFQEKFVDRSHLVLVMTSILSCFAFAWYGDAASFFALALSILFLHFKTQDGELKIIQIFPLLFLNGITSLGRIFIFSQWLPERKIHNDFAKKLVAFVVIPVIFLGLFFIVYSFGSNHFSSLFTDYTLDIDIFQLVLISVLGFYISFSFWNYWVPDAFYEFNPKLDNEFNAISEVKNQSTFSFLDLDFERKSGEITLFMLNLMLLVFIATYNYEQFFEVVEKTNLSSDTHERVNAVIFSILMAVGVILFYFKGGFNFDEKAKTLKNLAKVWLALNVILIVSAMIKNTEYVSFYGLTYKRLGVYAFLILAIIGLVVSFQKIRKQKTNAYLFNQMVWYFYGTILLCSYVNWGFSNYL from the coding sequence ATGAAAAAACACCAAATTATTTTAGCTTGTACGGCAGTTTTTGCGCTGCTTTTTTATAATGAAGCTCCTGGAATCAATGTTTCTATTTTTGGAGTGGTATTGACACTATTAATTAGTTATTTCTTTCAAGAAAAGTTTGTAGACAGATCACATCTTGTTTTAGTAATGACTTCTATTTTATCTTGTTTCGCCTTTGCTTGGTATGGAGATGCCGCATCATTTTTTGCATTAGCTTTGTCAATTTTATTTTTGCATTTTAAAACGCAGGATGGCGAACTCAAAATAATACAAATCTTTCCGCTGCTATTCCTGAATGGAATAACTTCTCTAGGGCGAATTTTTATTTTTAGCCAATGGCTCCCTGAACGTAAAATTCATAACGATTTCGCTAAAAAACTAGTAGCTTTTGTTGTAATTCCGGTTATATTTTTAGGGTTGTTTTTTATAGTTTATTCTTTTGGAAGCAATCATTTTTCTTCATTATTCACGGACTATACTTTGGATATTGATATTTTTCAATTGGTCTTAATCAGTGTGCTTGGATTTTATATCTCGTTTAGTTTTTGGAATTATTGGGTTCCTGATGCTTTTTATGAATTTAATCCAAAACTTGATAATGAATTTAATGCTATTTCTGAAGTGAAAAATCAAAGTACATTTTCATTTTTAGATTTAGACTTTGAAAGGAAAAGTGGTGAAATTACATTGTTTATGTTGAATCTTATGCTTTTGGTTTTTATTGCAACTTACAACTATGAACAGTTTTTTGAAGTAGTCGAAAAAACAAATCTAAGTTCAGATACACATGAGCGTGTAAATGCCGTAATTTTCTCAATTTTAATGGCAGTTGGCGTAATTTTGTTTTATTTTAAAGGAGGATTCAATTTTGATGAAAAAGCAAAAACTTTAAAAAATCTCGCTAAAGTCTGGCTTGCGTTAAATGTCATTTTAATTGTAAGCGCCATGATTAAAAATACTGAATATGTTTCTTTTTATGGCTTAACATACAAACGTCTTGGGGTATATGCTTTTTTAATCTTAGCCATTATTGGATTAGTGGTTTCATTTCAGAAAATCAGAAAACAGAAAACCAATGCTTATCTTTTCAATCAAATGGTTTGGTATTTCTATGGAACAATTCTTTTATGCAGTTATGTGAATTGGGGGTTTAGTAACTACTTATAA
- a CDS encoding winged helix-turn-helix domain-containing protein, giving the protein MGIIDKLNKDFESRVRLGIMSILMVNDWVDFTEMKALLNITDGNLASHSSALEKSEYIEIKKEFVGKKPKTSYQVTPLGRAAFKEHLSYLEKLMKS; this is encoded by the coding sequence ATGGGAATTATTGACAAACTAAATAAAGATTTTGAAAGCCGTGTCAGATTGGGTATTATGTCCATTTTGATGGTAAACGACTGGGTAGATTTTACCGAGATGAAAGCGCTTTTGAATATTACCGATGGGAATTTGGCGAGTCACTCTTCTGCATTGGAAAAATCAGAATACATCGAAATTAAAAAGGAATTTGTGGGTAAAAAGCCAAAAACATCTTATCAGGTAACACCGCTTGGCCGCGCGGCGTTCAAAGAACACCTTTCGTATCTCGAAAAATTAATGAAATCTTAG
- a CDS encoding bifunctional 5,10-methylenetetrahydrofolate dehydrogenase/5,10-methenyltetrahydrofolate cyclohydrolase: MQLLDGKKTSNDIKNEIAAEVQSIKAAGGKVPHLAAVLVGNNGASLTYVGSKVKSCQEIGFDSTLVSLPETITEDELLAKIKELNEDDNLDGYIVQLPLPKHIDEQKILLAIDPDKDVDGFHPTNFGRMALEMESFIPATPFGIMELLERYKVETAGKHTVVIGRSHIVGRPMSILMSRKGNPGDSTVTLTHSRTKDLAEFTKNADIIITALGVPEFLKADMVKEGVTVIDVGITRVEDASNAKGYVIKGDVDFDEVSKKASFITPVPGGVGPMTIAMLLKNTLLARKMRSARNK; this comes from the coding sequence ATGCAGCTACTAGACGGTAAAAAAACATCTAACGACATTAAAAACGAAATTGCAGCCGAAGTTCAATCTATAAAAGCAGCTGGAGGAAAAGTGCCTCATTTAGCAGCGGTTTTAGTTGGAAATAATGGAGCAAGTTTAACTTACGTAGGAAGTAAAGTAAAATCTTGTCAAGAAATCGGATTTGATTCTACTTTAGTAAGTCTGCCGGAAACGATTACCGAAGACGAACTGCTTGCGAAAATAAAAGAGTTAAACGAAGATGATAATCTAGACGGATATATCGTTCAGTTGCCTTTGCCGAAACATATCGATGAACAAAAAATTCTTTTAGCAATCGATCCAGACAAAGACGTTGATGGTTTTCATCCAACAAACTTTGGTAGAATGGCGCTTGAAATGGAAAGTTTTATTCCAGCAACACCATTCGGAATTATGGAATTGTTAGAGCGTTACAAAGTAGAAACTGCAGGAAAACATACAGTAGTAATTGGAAGAAGTCATATCGTAGGGCGTCCAATGAGTATTTTAATGAGCCGTAAAGGAAATCCTGGAGATTCGACAGTTACTTTGACTCACAGCCGTACTAAAGACTTGGCAGAATTCACTAAAAATGCTGATATCATTATTACAGCTTTAGGTGTTCCAGAATTCTTAAAAGCAGATATGGTAAAAGAAGGAGTAACAGTTATCGACGTTGGTATTACTCGAGTAGAAGATGCATCAAATGCAAAAGGATATGTGATAAAAGGGGATGTTGATTTTGACGAAGTAAGTAAAAAAGCATCATTCATTACGCCAGTTCCAGGTGGAGTAGGGCCAATGACAATTGCAATGCTACTTAAAAATACACTTTTAGCTCGTAAAATGAGAAGCGCAAGAAATAAATAA
- a CDS encoding MBOAT family O-acyltransferase, translated as MTTIDSINNWFIQNFGAITTEQVESWFVYNPDEKLLFNTGLFLGLFLVFYFVYGFLRKTFYLRLTYVILFSLFFYYKSSGIYFLLLLLSSVVDYGLSQIIYRESRDGVKKLYLVISVILNLALLGYFKYMNFLIVTYNDMFHGNFALHNVFLPVGISFYTFQSMSYIIEIYREEIKPTKNYIEYLFFVSFFPQLVAGPIVRAKDFLPQIYQKLNLTKQDVNNALFLIIGGLIKKTVISNYISVNFVDRVFDTPLSYTSFENLMASYGYAIQIYCDFSGYSDMAIGIALLLGFKLPVNFRTPYKSTSITDFWRRWHISLSTWLKDFLYISIGGNRQGSFAGYLFPSLFFFGLLLWGISNYNESVIPLIVAGSSILVFCLSFLLSSKIKQTLVTNFNLFTTMLLGGLWHGAGAQFIVWGALHGLALAIHKIFMEFFPSKKDKKPNFLWRFFSILITFHFVVFCWIFFRARDFETALQVINNIGQLTFEPELWKTIVLGYKNVFGLMLFGYVWHFLPETFTNGMKSVFDKTPLLIKAIILGFVYWIVYATAVAGSQPFIYFQF; from the coding sequence TTGACAACAATAGATAGCATTAATAATTGGTTCATTCAAAATTTTGGTGCAATTACAACAGAACAAGTTGAAAGCTGGTTTGTTTATAATCCAGACGAAAAACTTTTATTCAATACCGGATTATTTCTTGGTTTATTTTTGGTTTTCTATTTTGTGTATGGTTTTTTACGCAAAACATTTTATTTGAGATTAACGTATGTTATTCTGTTCTCGCTTTTCTTTTATTACAAATCGAGCGGGATTTATTTTCTATTATTATTGCTTTCATCTGTCGTGGATTATGGTTTGAGTCAGATTATTTACCGAGAAAGCAGAGACGGCGTTAAAAAATTATATCTCGTTATAAGCGTAATTTTGAATCTAGCACTTTTGGGCTATTTCAAATACATGAACTTTTTGATTGTGACTTACAACGACATGTTTCACGGTAATTTTGCGTTGCATAATGTTTTTCTTCCTGTTGGAATTTCGTTTTATACTTTCCAGTCTATGAGTTATATCATTGAGATTTACAGAGAAGAAATTAAACCAACCAAAAACTACATTGAATATTTATTCTTTGTTTCGTTTTTCCCTCAGTTAGTTGCCGGGCCAATTGTACGTGCGAAAGATTTTCTTCCGCAGATCTATCAAAAATTAAATTTGACAAAGCAGGATGTTAACAATGCTTTGTTCTTAATTATTGGAGGTTTAATTAAGAAAACGGTAATTTCAAACTACATTTCGGTAAACTTTGTGGATCGTGTTTTTGATACACCATTAAGTTATACTTCTTTTGAGAATTTAATGGCTTCATACGGATATGCTATCCAAATTTATTGTGATTTCTCAGGATATTCAGATATGGCAATTGGTATTGCATTGTTACTAGGATTCAAATTACCAGTCAATTTTAGAACACCATATAAATCAACATCAATCACCGATTTCTGGAGAAGATGGCATATTTCACTTTCCACTTGGTTAAAAGACTTTTTATATATTTCAATTGGAGGAAATCGTCAAGGATCTTTCGCAGGATATTTATTTCCGAGTTTATTTTTCTTTGGTTTATTGCTTTGGGGAATTTCAAATTATAATGAAAGTGTAATTCCGTTGATTGTTGCCGGAAGCAGTATTTTGGTTTTCTGTCTGTCGTTTTTACTTTCAAGCAAAATAAAACAGACTTTAGTAACCAATTTTAATTTGTTTACTACTATGCTTTTAGGAGGTTTGTGGCATGGAGCAGGAGCACAATTTATTGTTTGGGGAGCTTTGCACGGACTAGCATTAGCAATCCATAAAATTTTCATGGAATTCTTTCCTTCTAAGAAAGATAAGAAACCTAATTTCTTATGGAGATTTTTCTCCATCCTAATTACATTTCACTTCGTAGTTTTCTGCTGGATCTTCTTCCGAGCAAGAGATTTCGAAACAGCATTGCAGGTAATTAATAATATCGGACAATTAACATTCGAACCAGAACTTTGGAAAACAATTGTTCTTGGATATAAAAATGTATTCGGATTAATGTTATTCGGTTATGTTTGGCATTTCTTACCGGAAACATTCACAAACGGAATGAAATCGGTTTTTGACAAAACTCCATTATTAATAAAAGCAATAATCTTGGGATTTGTCTATTGGATTGTTTACGCAACAGCAGTGGCAGGTTCACAGCCGTTTATTTATTTTCAATTCTAA
- a CDS encoding magnesium transporter CorA family protein has product MKAFYTNNNGLVEIQKWTSNCWIHIESPTESDKNYLLEELQVPEAFYNDIEDIDERPRIEIEDGWTLIIMRIPIKSGDVKIPFHTVPLGIIFKDDICVTISFYKTEIIKDFVAYSQRKNIEIEDNFNLVLRLLLSSSVWYLKYLKQINHKIKLAEDNLEKSIKNEELQALLQIEKCFVFFITSLKANDVLFQRIKNLKAHKANYDPELLEDVEIELNQAQDTANIYNNILTGMMDAYASVISNNMNNIMKQMTSISIILMIPTLIASLYGMNVPNGLEESKYGIWILLLVSIILSTFGVFLFKRRRWF; this is encoded by the coding sequence ATGAAAGCCTTTTACACCAACAACAACGGATTAGTAGAAATCCAAAAATGGACTTCAAATTGCTGGATTCACATCGAATCTCCAACAGAATCAGATAAAAATTACTTATTAGAAGAACTTCAGGTTCCTGAAGCTTTTTACAATGATATTGAGGATATCGACGAAAGACCTCGTATCGAAATCGAAGACGGCTGGACTTTGATTATTATGCGCATTCCCATAAAAAGCGGCGATGTAAAAATCCCTTTCCATACAGTTCCGCTCGGAATTATTTTTAAAGACGATATATGTGTTACAATCAGTTTTTATAAAACAGAGATAATCAAAGATTTTGTAGCTTATTCACAGCGCAAAAACATCGAGATAGAAGATAATTTCAATTTGGTTTTACGATTGCTTTTATCATCAAGCGTTTGGTATTTGAAATATCTAAAACAAATCAATCATAAAATAAAACTTGCAGAAGATAATTTGGAGAAATCCATTAAAAATGAAGAATTACAAGCTTTGCTTCAAATCGAAAAATGTTTTGTGTTTTTCATCACTTCTCTAAAAGCAAATGATGTTTTGTTCCAAAGAATCAAAAATCTAAAAGCACATAAAGCCAATTATGATCCAGAATTATTAGAAGATGTTGAAATCGAATTAAATCAGGCGCAGGATACTGCCAATATTTACAACAACATCTTAACTGGAATGATGGACGCTTACGCCTCTGTAATCTCCAATAATATGAACAATATTATGAAACAGATGACTTCAATTTCTATCATATTAATGATTCCAACTCTTATCGCCAGTTTGTACGGAATGAACGTCCCAAACGGATTAGAAGAAAGTAAATACGGAATCTGGATTCTACTCTTAGTTTCTATAATTCTATCCACTTTTGGAGTTTTTTTATTCAAAAGAAGAAGATGGTTCTAA
- the ffh gene encoding signal recognition particle protein: MFDNLSDKLDKAFHILKGHGKITEVNVADTLKEVRRALLDADVNFKIAKDFTARVKDKAIGQDVLTTLQPGQLLVKLVKDELTELMGGDVAGVNLSGNPTVILMSGLQGSGKTTFSGKLANFLKTKKNKKPLLVACDIYRPAAINQLHVVGDQIGVEVYSEPENKNPVEIAQNAIKHAKANGFNVVIVDTAGRLAVDQEMMDEIARVHKAIQPQETLFVVDSMTGQDAVNTAKAFNDILNFDGVILTKLDGDTRGGAALSIKSIVNKPIKFVGTGEKMEAIDVFYPERMAERILGMGDVVSLVERAQEQFDEEEARKLQKKIAKNEFGFDDFLTQIQQVKKMGNMKDLVGMIPGASKAMKDVEIEDDAFKHIEAIIYSMTPAERSKPAIIDVKRKARIAKGSGTKVEQVNQLMKQFDQMSKMMKMMQGPGGKNLMKMMGGMKGMPGGMPR, translated from the coding sequence ATGTTTGATAATTTAAGTGATAAGTTAGATAAAGCGTTCCATATATTAAAAGGACACGGTAAAATTACAGAAGTAAACGTTGCCGATACCTTAAAAGAAGTTCGTCGCGCCTTACTTGATGCCGACGTTAACTTTAAAATTGCTAAAGATTTTACCGCTAGAGTAAAAGACAAAGCAATTGGTCAGGACGTATTGACAACCTTACAGCCAGGACAATTATTAGTAAAACTGGTAAAAGATGAGTTGACAGAATTAATGGGTGGAGATGTTGCTGGTGTTAACTTATCAGGAAATCCAACTGTTATTTTGATGTCAGGACTTCAGGGTTCTGGTAAAACTACTTTCTCAGGGAAATTAGCAAATTTCTTAAAAACAAAGAAAAACAAGAAACCACTTCTTGTAGCCTGTGATATCTACCGTCCTGCGGCGATTAATCAGTTGCATGTTGTGGGAGACCAAATAGGTGTTGAGGTTTACTCAGAGCCAGAAAATAAAAATCCTGTAGAGATTGCTCAAAATGCAATCAAACATGCAAAAGCGAACGGATTCAATGTTGTAATTGTCGATACAGCAGGACGTTTAGCAGTTGATCAGGAAATGATGGATGAAATTGCACGTGTTCACAAAGCAATTCAGCCACAGGAAACATTGTTCGTTGTCGATTCTATGACAGGACAAGATGCTGTAAACACAGCAAAAGCGTTCAACGATATCTTGAATTTTGATGGAGTTATCTTAACGAAATTAGATGGTGATACTCGTGGTGGAGCAGCGCTTTCAATCAAATCGATTGTAAACAAACCAATCAAATTTGTTGGTACTGGAGAAAAAATGGAAGCAATTGATGTTTTCTATCCAGAACGTATGGCAGAGCGTATCTTAGGAATGGGAGACGTTGTGTCTCTTGTTGAAAGAGCTCAAGAACAATTTGACGAAGAAGAAGCAAGAAAACTTCAAAAGAAAATCGCTAAAAACGAATTCGGTTTTGATGACTTCCTAACGCAGATTCAGCAAGTAAAGAAAATGGGTAATATGAAAGACTTGGTGGGAATGATACCAGGAGCTTCAAAAGCCATGAAAGATGTAGAAATCGAAGATGATGCCTTCAAACATATCGAAGCGATTATTTATTCGATGACGCCAGCCGAAAGAAGCAAACCAGCCATTATCGACGTAAAAAGAAAAGCCAGAATCGCTAAAGGTTCCGGAACTAAAGTCGAGCAGGTAAATCAGCTGATGAAACAGTTTGACCAAATGAGCAAGATGATGAAGATGATGCAGGGCCCAGGCGGAAAAAATCTGATGAAAATGATGGGAGGTATGAAAGGAATGCCAGGAGGAATGCCGAGATAA